From Triticum urartu cultivar G1812 chromosome 2, Tu2.1, whole genome shotgun sequence, a single genomic window includes:
- the LOC125539269 gene encoding uncharacterized protein LOC125539269 isoform X3 has translation MVRSPTAVFGWAAHVTSSSSRDEFRGRCSTGTQKTQFTQKMKKWQEQAAVFKNEDGDVSMYTYVLETLDLSGGVCVLLYPLPATLIYTLSTSRCIAKFQKYKGKDGEVGLLTTVVVEPWRVDELLQSHELRNRRAGCLS, from the exons ATGGTTCGCAGTCCAACTGCTGTATTCGGCTGGGCTGCTCATGTGACGAGCTCCTCTTCCAG AGATGAATTTAGAGGAAGATGCAGCACTGGAACGCAGAAGACTCAGTTCAcacaaaaaatgaaaaaatggCAGGAACAGGCAGCAGTTTTCAAAAATGAAG ATGGAGATGTGAGCATGTATACATATGTTCTGGAGACACTAGACTTATCTGGTGGTGTGTGCGTGCTGCTGTATCCTCTTCCGGCCACTCTAATCTACACCCTCAGTACAAGCCGATGCATCGCCAAG TTTCAGAAGTACAAGGGAAAAGATGGAGAGGTTGGACTACTCACGACTGTTGTTGTGGAGCCGTGGCGCGTCGACGAGCTCCTGCAGAGCCACGAGCTGCGGAACCGACGAGCCGGCTGCCTGTCATAG
- the LOC125539269 gene encoding uncharacterized protein LOC125539269 isoform X2, which yields MMNIQGSKHTTGRSAAVDHMCTSVRLMCVCFSPTAVFGWAAHVTSSSSRDEFRGRCSTGTQKTQFTQKMKKWQEQAAVFKNEDGDVSMYTYVLETLDLSGGVCVLLYPLPATLIYTLSTSRCIAKKYKGKDGEVGLLTTVVVEPWRVDELLQSHELRNRRAGCLS from the exons ATGATGAACATTCAAGGCAGCAAGCACACCACAGGTCGCAGCGCCGCCGTTGATCACATGTGCACATCCGTGCGATTGATGTGTGTGTGCTTTAG TCCAACTGCTGTATTCGGCTGGGCTGCTCATGTGACGAGCTCCTCTTCCAG AGATGAATTTAGAGGAAGATGCAGCACTGGAACGCAGAAGACTCAGTTCAcacaaaaaatgaaaaaatggCAGGAACAGGCAGCAGTTTTCAAAAATGAAG ATGGAGATGTGAGCATGTATACATATGTTCTGGAGACACTAGACTTATCTGGTGGTGTGTGCGTGCTGCTGTATCCTCTTCCGGCCACTCTAATCTACACCCTCAGTACAAGCCGATGCATCGCCAAG AAGTACAAGGGAAAAGATGGAGAGGTTGGACTACTCACGACTGTTGTTGTGGAGCCGTGGCGCGTCGACGAGCTCCTGCAGAGCCACGAGCTGCGGAACCGACGAGCCGGCTGCCTGTCATAG
- the LOC125539269 gene encoding uncharacterized protein LOC125539269 isoform X1 has protein sequence MMNIQGSKHTTGRSAAVDHMCTSVRLMCVCFSPTAVFGWAAHVTSSSSRDEFRGRCSTGTQKTQFTQKMKKWQEQAAVFKNEDGDVSMYTYVLETLDLSGGVCVLLYPLPATLIYTLSTSRCIAKFQKYKGKDGEVGLLTTVVVEPWRVDELLQSHELRNRRAGCLS, from the exons ATGATGAACATTCAAGGCAGCAAGCACACCACAGGTCGCAGCGCCGCCGTTGATCACATGTGCACATCCGTGCGATTGATGTGTGTGTGCTTTAG TCCAACTGCTGTATTCGGCTGGGCTGCTCATGTGACGAGCTCCTCTTCCAG AGATGAATTTAGAGGAAGATGCAGCACTGGAACGCAGAAGACTCAGTTCAcacaaaaaatgaaaaaatggCAGGAACAGGCAGCAGTTTTCAAAAATGAAG ATGGAGATGTGAGCATGTATACATATGTTCTGGAGACACTAGACTTATCTGGTGGTGTGTGCGTGCTGCTGTATCCTCTTCCGGCCACTCTAATCTACACCCTCAGTACAAGCCGATGCATCGCCAAG TTTCAGAAGTACAAGGGAAAAGATGGAGAGGTTGGACTACTCACGACTGTTGTTGTGGAGCCGTGGCGCGTCGACGAGCTCCTGCAGAGCCACGAGCTGCGGAACCGACGAGCCGGCTGCCTGTCATAG